In Bacteroidota bacterium, the following are encoded in one genomic region:
- a CDS encoding DUF502 domain-containing protein: protein MSDEKMSFFGFLRTTFTRGIVVIVPIVITLIVLKTLFETIDGIISPITDRVIGYHITGIGFVSMTVLILIIGLMSRNLIGKFIIKGFDNLLSTLPLARTIYSAIRDLISAFAIGAKSKTFKNVVCVQYPREGIYSVGFATNEVVFESIGRDNLETISVYIPHPPNPTSGVVIFVPKNDVRVLNLTIEEGLKLVLSGGVVSKNNIQIK, encoded by the coding sequence ATGAGTGATGAAAAAATGTCGTTTTTTGGCTTTTTGAGAACAACTTTTACACGAGGCATCGTAGTTATTGTCCCGATTGTTATTACACTCATTGTTCTAAAAACATTATTCGAAACTATTGATGGAATCATATCTCCGATTACCGATAGAGTGATTGGATATCATATCACCGGAATCGGTTTCGTATCAATGACAGTATTGATTTTAATTATTGGTTTAATGTCCCGTAACTTGATTGGTAAATTTATCATCAAGGGTTTCGATAATCTATTATCTACGCTTCCACTTGCCCGAACAATATACAGCGCTATCCGAGATTTGATATCGGCATTTGCAATTGGCGCTAAAAGCAAAACATTCAAAAATGTTGTGTGTGTACAATATCCGAGAGAAGGAATTTACTCGGTCGGTTTTGCAACGAACGAGGTTGTATTTGAATCGATTGGTCGGGATAATTTAGAGACCATCTCGGTTTATATTCCACACCCGCCAAATCCGACTTCCGGTGTAGTAATTTTCGTTCCCAAAAACGATGTAAGAGTTTTGAATCTCACAATAGAAGAAGGACTTAAATTAGTTCTGTCCGGTGGAGTAGTTTCCAAGAATAACATCCAAATAAAATAA
- a CDS encoding C-GCAxxG-C-C family protein — protein sequence MKKVEDALSYFNEGFSCSQAVVSAYAEEFGIDKETALKLAGAFGGGMAQMGETCGAVTGALMVLGLKYGRINTKDFETKEKLYEAVKDFVEKFKLQNGTIVCRELLGYDISTQEGRDKATQQNLFKTICPKLVALSVEYLEEVVDR from the coding sequence ATGAAAAAAGTAGAAGATGCTTTATCGTATTTTAATGAAGGTTTCAGTTGTTCGCAGGCAGTTGTTTCAGCTTATGCTGAAGAGTTTGGAATAGATAAAGAAACTGCTCTGAAACTTGCCGGCGCTTTCGGTGGCGGAATGGCGCAGATGGGAGAAACGTGCGGTGCGGTTACAGGCGCCTTAATGGTATTGGGTCTGAAGTACGGTAGAATAAACACCAAAGACTTTGAGACAAAAGAAAAGTTATACGAAGCTGTAAAAGACTTTGTTGAAAAATTTAAGCTTCAAAATGGAACTATAGTTTGCAGAGAATTACTTGGATACGACATTAGCACACAAGAAGGGCGAGACAAAGCAACACAGCAAAATTTGTTCAAAACAATTTGTCCTAAATTAGTTGCACTTTCGGTTGAGTATTTGGAAGAAGTGGTGGATCGCTAA
- a CDS encoding ATP-binding protein, which yields MEPPIIQLTNRAARIVRQLLAFSRRQIIEPAVIDINTLISDLLKLIGNTIGEHIEIEFLPNKGINTIFADTAQIEQIIMNLCMNARDAMPEGGKLIIETENVVLDEDYVHGYPGAKPGKYVMLAVTDTGCGIPSSSLDRIFEPFFTTKEKDKGTGLGLAMVHGIVYQHNGIINVYSEVSKGTTFKIYFLASEDATAIKIIDDKKELPIGTETILLVEDDADLREMIFSLLTNQGYVVITAIDGEQAIEIFTRNALNIDFIISDVVMPKISGKEFYNKVRLLNPDIGFLFISGYTANVIHKNFLLERGFDFLQKPFTPYELAIKIRKILEKPNKIVI from the coding sequence TTGGAACCGCCCATAATTCAGTTGACTAACCGTGCAGCCCGTATAGTCCGCCAGCTACTTGCTTTTTCTCGCCGGCAAATTATTGAACCTGCGGTCATCGATATCAACACATTAATTTCCGATTTATTAAAACTAATCGGTAATACTATCGGTGAACACATCGAAATTGAATTTCTTCCCAACAAAGGAATCAACACAATATTTGCTGATACTGCTCAAATAGAACAGATAATTATGAATCTTTGTATGAATGCTCGCGATGCTATGCCCGAAGGGGGGAAACTTATCATAGAAACCGAAAATGTTGTTTTGGACGAAGATTATGTACACGGTTATCCGGGCGCAAAACCGGGAAAATATGTTATGCTCGCGGTTACCGATACCGGCTGCGGAATACCTTCATCATCTTTGGATAGAATATTTGAACCGTTCTTCACAACAAAGGAAAAAGACAAAGGAACAGGTCTTGGTCTGGCAATGGTTCACGGTATTGTTTATCAACATAACGGAATAATAAACGTCTATAGTGAAGTTTCGAAAGGAACGACTTTCAAGATTTATTTTTTAGCTTCCGAGGATGCAACCGCAATAAAAATAATAGACGATAAGAAAGAGCTCCCAATCGGAACCGAAACTATTCTTTTAGTTGAAGATGATGCTGATTTACGCGAGATGATTTTCTCCTTACTTACAAACCAAGGTTATGTAGTAATAACTGCAATAGATGGAGAGCAAGCTATCGAGATATTTACCCGCAATGCCTTAAATATTGATTTCATAATTTCGGATGTCGTGATGCCAAAAATATCGGGTAAAGAATTTTACAATAAAGTACGCTTGCTTAATCCCGACATCGGATTTTTATTCATCAGCGGATATACAGCAAATGTGATACATAAAAATTTTTTATTGGAACGGGGTTTTGACTTTCTCCAAAAACCATTTACGCCATACGAGCTTGCTATCAAAATTCGAAAAATTTTAGAGAAACCAAATAAGATTGTAATATGA
- the kdsB gene encoding 3-deoxy-manno-octulosonate cytidylyltransferase — translation MSTKSEKVYAIIPARFASTRLPGKPLVDLTGKSMIQRVYEQAKKAKLVNEVIVATDDSRIEEVVKSFNGKVVMTPKDIKSGSDRIAFVAKNLDDADIIVNVQGDEPLLSPEMIDEAVLPLLQDDSIEVATLVKVITDESDLKNPNVPKVVLNDEGYAVYFSRSPIPYFREEGNHDEWLKSHTYYKHIGLYVFRKKFLLMFTSWRESLLERAEKLEQLRIIENGFKIKAVVTKYESIPVDTPEDVERIKQILERTKGNKL, via the coding sequence ATGAGCACTAAATCAGAAAAAGTTTATGCAATAATTCCGGCTCGCTTTGCCTCTACACGCTTGCCCGGTAAACCGCTTGTTGATTTAACCGGTAAATCTATGATTCAGCGTGTGTATGAACAAGCTAAAAAAGCTAAACTTGTGAACGAAGTAATAGTTGCAACCGACGACAGCCGAATTGAGGAAGTTGTTAAAAGCTTCAACGGCAAAGTTGTGATGACCCCAAAAGATATTAAAAGCGGCAGTGACCGCATTGCTTTCGTTGCAAAAAATTTAGACGATGCTGATATTATTGTGAATGTTCAAGGCGACGAGCCGCTTCTTTCTCCGGAGATGATTGATGAAGCCGTTCTTCCACTTTTACAAGACGATTCAATTGAAGTTGCTACGTTAGTTAAAGTTATTACTGATGAAAGCGATTTAAAGAATCCAAATGTACCTAAAGTGGTTTTAAACGATGAAGGTTATGCTGTATATTTTTCGCGTTCGCCAATCCCCTATTTTCGTGAAGAAGGGAATCATGATGAATGGCTTAAAAGCCATACCTACTACAAGCATATCGGTTTATATGTTTTCCGGAAAAAATTTCTACTAATGTTCACCTCTTGGCGGGAATCCTTGCTTGAACGTGCTGAAAAATTGGAACAGCTCCGCATAATTGAAAACGGATTTAAGATTAAAGCAGTTGTAACAAAATACGAGAGCATTCCTGTTGATACTCCTGAAGACGTTGAACGGATAAAACAAATTTTAGAACGAACTAAAGGCAATAAATTATGA
- a CDS encoding CTP synthase has protein sequence MARRNPIKYIFVTGGVVSSLGKGIAAASLGLLLKSRGLRVTIQKFDPYINVDPGTMNPYQHGEVYVTDDGAETDLDLGHYERFLDINTTRKNNATTGQVYYEVITKERRGDYLGGTVQVIPHITDEIIRRFEAFGKSGEFDVVISEIGGTVGDIESLPFLEAMRQFMYKLGRKNALSIHVTLVPYIKSAGEIKTKPTQHSVSTLREIGIQPDILICRSDRTLSKDVREKIALFTNVDPGNVIGAPDLETIYESPIVFEEQDLDNIVLEKLDLTCPQPNLKDWKKMVNRVKNPAGSVDIAICGKYTEHHDAYKSIVEAFIHAGAANNVRVNLKWIAAEDMEKSCVENNLKNISGLLVAPGFGERGIEGKISAVKYVRENKIPFFGICLGMQCAVIEYARNVCGLKNANSTEFTRTKQPVIDLMLEQKNVKDYGGTMRLGSFPCKLRRNSKAYIAYKRELIHERHRHRYEVNNAFVEHLSKCGLTLSGICPQNHLVEIVELENHPWFVGVQFHPELKSRAANSHPLFREFVKAAVCSG, from the coding sequence ATGGCACGACGAAATCCAATAAAATATATTTTCGTTACAGGAGGTGTTGTATCGTCTCTTGGCAAAGGAATAGCTGCCGCTTCGTTAGGTCTGCTTTTAAAATCGCGCGGACTTCGTGTTACGATACAGAAGTTCGACCCATACATCAATGTCGATCCAGGCACAATGAATCCTTATCAACACGGCGAAGTTTATGTAACCGACGACGGCGCCGAAACCGATTTGGATTTAGGACACTACGAAAGATTTTTGGATATCAACACGACGCGTAAAAATAATGCTACCACAGGTCAGGTATATTACGAAGTGATTACAAAAGAGCGGCGCGGCGATTATCTTGGAGGCACCGTGCAGGTAATTCCGCACATCACTGACGAAATCATACGAAGATTTGAAGCGTTTGGAAAATCGGGTGAGTTCGATGTGGTGATCTCTGAAATCGGCGGAACCGTTGGCGACATCGAGAGCTTACCCTTCCTTGAGGCAATGCGGCAGTTTATGTATAAGTTAGGACGGAAAAATGCGCTCAGCATCCACGTTACACTTGTGCCGTATATAAAGTCGGCGGGTGAAATAAAAACAAAACCAACTCAACACAGCGTCAGCACATTGCGCGAAATCGGTATTCAACCTGATATTTTGATTTGCCGCTCCGATAGAACTTTGTCGAAAGATGTGAGAGAAAAGATAGCCCTCTTTACAAATGTTGATCCCGGAAATGTAATAGGGGCGCCCGATTTAGAAACTATTTATGAATCGCCAATCGTTTTCGAAGAACAGGATTTGGATAATATAGTTTTGGAAAAATTAGATTTAACCTGTCCGCAGCCGAATTTGAAGGATTGGAAAAAAATGGTGAACCGGGTAAAAAATCCAGCCGGTTCTGTCGATATAGCGATTTGTGGAAAATACACTGAGCATCACGATGCATACAAAAGTATAGTTGAAGCATTCATACACGCAGGGGCTGCAAATAATGTGCGTGTGAATTTAAAGTGGATAGCTGCCGAAGATATGGAAAAAAGCTGCGTTGAAAATAATTTAAAAAATATTTCTGGACTTTTAGTAGCACCCGGTTTTGGCGAGCGGGGAATTGAAGGAAAAATTTCGGCTGTTAAATATGTTCGTGAAAATAAAATTCCGTTTTTCGGAATTTGCTTGGGTATGCAGTGTGCAGTTATTGAGTATGCCCGCAACGTTTGCGGTTTGAAAAATGCCAACAGCACAGAATTCACGAGAACAAAACAACCTGTTATCGACCTGATGTTGGAACAGAAAAATGTTAAAGATTACGGAGGCACAATGCGGCTTGGTTCGTTCCCTTGTAAATTACGGCGCAACTCAAAAGCGTATATTGCTTACAAACGCGAATTGATTCACGAACGCCATCGCCATCGCTACGAGGTGAATAATGCTTTCGTTGAACATTTATCAAAATGCGGATTAACATTGAGCGGAATTTGTCCACAAAATCATTTAGTGGAAATCGTTGAGCTTGAAAATCATCCTTGGTTTGTTGGAGTGCAGTTCCATCCTGAGTTAAAATCGCGTGCGGCAAACTCGCATCCGCTATTCCGTGAGTTTGTAAAAGCGGCAGTTTGTTCAGGTTAA